The nucleotide sequence GTCGAAAAGCGCAAGAAGGAAGCTGCCGCAGAGGATGATCCGCACGCGGGAAAGAAGGCGCAGGCGCGCTGGCAGAGAGCCGCGAGCCACCCCGACGCAGAGGATCTGCAAAGGGCGCACGATTTCATGCGCGTGATGCTGGAAAAACGGCTGAAGCGGAAGGCGCGGCTGGAAGCGGGCAAGATGTAATATGGATGAAGTCGTAAATTCGCAAAGTAACTTCCGCTGATGTAAGTCTATGGGATTTAGTCTAAGAAAGCCGATAGGAGTAAGTGCGAGAAGCATCAGAATTTGTATGCAATGGATGACCTGAGCACAATATCGTCTTAAAAGCGACCGAACCATAAGGGATAAGCTAGAAAGAAGGACATGCTTCGCACTCCGAAAAGCGAGGCTTTTCAGAGTAAGTTCCACCCTGGCGGGATTTACTATGAGAAAGATGTGCAGCGCAAGATCAGCCCTTTAGAAGTCTAGGAGACTGCACGACATCTTCCGGCGCAACATACGAGATGCCCAAAAGAGCAGCCAGTTCCTCGGAAAAAGCGAACGTAAACATCTCATAGGGAGACTTGCCGCTGTAAATGTTGCGACGGACGCCATTGATGTGCGAAAAAATCAAATTGACGGTATCCTGTGTGAAATGGTCGAAAGAAGACCCCTTCGGCACAATATCGCGAAAAAGCGTGTGATTCTTCTCAATTTGCGCCTTCTGGTAAGACTGCATGGGATCGCAGAAAAAAAGGCAGGCCTCCTTTTCCCCCTCAAGATTGTTCTCAAAGGCGAAAACATCGGAGAACTCTCCACCGTTGTCCGTAAGCATCACGGGCATAAGGGCAGGAAAAGCAAAACCGCCTGCAGTCAAAGTTCGTTTGACCTCTTGGAACTTCAAGGCAGCCTGCACAGCCGTCTTGTTTTCGAGCAGAAGCCCGAACATGAAATTGAACGCAGTGAAGTGGACGGTGAGGATGACTTTGCCGCCTGAAACTCCGATAACGGTATCAAGCTGCGTATGTGCGCTAAGCCCTTCCCGTTCCATATGAGCGAGGAAATCCGCATAGGTGCGTTCCTTCTTTATGGCAGAAGGAACGACATCCGCCCGCTTCTTTTTGCGAGGCTTGAACTTTACGGCGCGTGGAAGGTGAATCTTGGAAGCCGAATAATATCCCTTGGAAAAATGCCGATAAACTGTGCTGAGAGACACATTGAGCTCTGGGTGAGAAGCGACGATATGATAAATGTGCTGCCCCTTCTCAATGCAAGAGGAAATGATGCGATCCTGCTTGTAAAAAGACGCACGGTTCAACGGAATGCCTTCGCGTGCATCGTGCAGGAGCGCTTCGTATTCGGCATGTGCCTGCGGAGCGACATAGAGAAGGCGGAGGAAGCGGCAGTTAGCAGAACGGCGCTTGGGGCAGGCGTTGCAGACGAAGGGTGCCTTTTCGAGCAAGGGGCAGAGTTCGTCTGTTTGCACGAACGCATTGCGGTGCTCTTTGCGATGTCGCTTCACTTCGTAAGATATGGTGGTAGGATCTTTCTGAACGAGCAGGGCGATCGCCTTGAAGGACAATCCCCTGTCGAGCCCGTTCATGATTTCCTGGCGGTCTTGTGCAGTAAGGTGCTTGTTCTTCTTGTTGTTGTCTGCTTGCTTCATGATGACAGCCTCCTTTGTGTAGAGAGATTTCTCACACTAAATTCAGCCATAAATTCTTCTCAGAGTAAATCCCGTTAGTGACCTATTATGTGGGATTTACTTTGGAAATTTACCATATGGATGAAGTGCAGGGGAAGTGTACATGGACGCTTCCCCTTTTCTCGTTCTTGTGCTATACTTTCCTTAATAATTTCTTATGGAGGCGGTGGCTGATGGAGAGGAAGATCCTCTTGAATCCAGGTCCGGCGACGACGACGGATACGGTGAAGATGGCACAGGTCGTGCCCGATATTTGTCCGCGCGAAGAAGAGTTCGGCGATGTTATGCGCGAGGTCGCGCAGGGGCTTTTGAAGATCGTTCATGCCGATGCGAAGGCGTTTTCGTGCGTGCTCTTCTGCGGCTCCGGTACGCTCAACATGGACGTGTGCCTGAATTCGCTTCTGCCTGCGCAGAAGAAGGTGCTCGTCGTCAACAACGGCGCGTATTCGGCGCGTGCCGTCGATATATGCCGCGCCTATGGACTTCCCTATATCGACATTCGCTCGTCGGTCGAAGACGTGCCTGATCTCAAGGTGGTCGAGCGTGCGCTCGCGGACGATCCCGACATCGCTCTCGTCTATACGACGCACCACGAGACGGGCACAGGCGTCCTGAATCCCATCCGTGAAATCGGTGCGCTTGCGCATGCGCACGGCGCGGCGTTCGTCGTCGATACGACTTCGACGTATGCGATGCTGCCATTTTCGATGGAGGAGGCGAACATCGACTTCTGCATGGCGTCGGCGCAGAAGGGTATACAGGCGATGACGGGGCTTTCCTTTGTCATCGGCCGCACCTCACTCATCGAGGCGTCGAAGGATTATCCCGT is from Selenomonas sputigena ATCC 35185 and encodes:
- a CDS encoding helix-turn-helix domain-containing protein, yielding MKQADNNKKNKHLTAQDRQEIMNGLDRGLSFKAIALLVQKDPTTISYEVKRHRKEHRNAFVQTDELCPLLEKAPFVCNACPKRRSANCRFLRLLYVAPQAHAEYEALLHDAREGIPLNRASFYKQDRIISSCIEKGQHIYHIVASHPELNVSLSTVYRHFSKGYYSASKIHLPRAVKFKPRKKKRADVVPSAIKKERTYADFLAHMEREGLSAHTQLDTVIGVSGGKVILTVHFTAFNFMFGLLLENKTAVQAALKFQEVKRTLTAGGFAFPALMPVMLTDNGGEFSDVFAFENNLEGEKEACLFFCDPMQSYQKAQIEKNHTLFRDIVPKGSSFDHFTQDTVNLIFSHINGVRRNIYSGKSPYEMFTFAFSEELAALLGISYVAPEDVVQSPRLLKG
- a CDS encoding 2-aminoethylphosphonate aminotransferase → MERKILLNPGPATTTDTVKMAQVVPDICPREEEFGDVMREVAQGLLKIVHADAKAFSCVLFCGSGTLNMDVCLNSLLPAQKKVLVVNNGAYSARAVDICRAYGLPYIDIRSSVEDVPDLKVVERALADDPDIALVYTTHHETGTGVLNPIREIGALAHAHGAAFVVDTTSTYAMLPFSMEEANIDFCMASAQKGIQAMTGLSFVIGRTSLIEASKDYPVRSYYCNLYQQYAYFEKTGQMQFTPPVQTIYAAKQALAEYFAEGEAAKATRHARVAQAIHRGLAALGLKEAIRPEIQSGLVVSVLYPADEHWDFDRVHDYCYAHGFTIYPGKMQEKGTFRLCALGAIDEADIEKFFRVLREALVELGMVLPKN